The Fortiea contorta PCC 7126 genome has a segment encoding these proteins:
- the modB gene encoding molybdate ABC transporter permease subunit, protein MDLSPLWISLKTSLLATFITFFLGITAAYWMLGYRGKGKSLIEGIFVAPLILPPTVVGFLLLLLFGKNGPLGQLMQSFNFTIVFTWYGAAIAATVVSFPLMYKTALGAFEQIDENLLRVARTLGAKESTIFWRISLPLALPGILAATTLAFARALGEFGATLMLAGNIPGQTQTIPMAIYFAVEAGAMDEAWFWAIAIMVISLSGIIIVNFWQEIRDNRPRESKETEKKQTPASKISLLQTPPAKTGLFVDIEKQLANFHLQVSFTTDAQPLGLLGGSGAGKSMILRSLAGIETPTTGRIILNDRVLFDSAQGINLPSRDRRIGFLVQNYALFPHMTVAENIAFGLPKGLSVGSIRVQVEQQLLAMQLQGLGSRYPHQLSGGQQQRVALARALASQPEALLLDEPFSALDTHLRSQLEQQMTATLTDYSGATLFVTHNMEEAYRICPQLLILEHGKAVQYDSKQKIFQFPTTVSVAQLTGCKNFSRAVSLSSAEIEASDWGCQLRVAEPIKEKLSHVGIRAHQIAFTKNPNQDNTFECWLAQTSETPHRMTLFIKLRSPADHPQDYHLQAEVFKEKWANIKDQPFPWYVRLDPLRLMLME, encoded by the coding sequence ATGGATTTATCACCCCTGTGGATATCACTGAAAACATCATTACTAGCTACATTTATTACATTTTTTTTAGGTATTACTGCTGCCTACTGGATGCTAGGATATCGTGGCAAAGGCAAATCATTAATTGAGGGTATTTTTGTAGCTCCCTTAATTTTACCTCCGACTGTCGTCGGCTTTTTATTACTGCTGTTGTTTGGGAAAAATGGTCCTCTGGGACAACTCATGCAGTCTTTCAATTTTACAATTGTTTTTACTTGGTATGGTGCAGCGATCGCAGCTACAGTGGTTTCGTTTCCTTTAATGTATAAAACTGCACTGGGTGCTTTCGAGCAAATTGATGAAAATCTGTTGCGGGTAGCGAGAACCCTTGGTGCGAAGGAATCGACAATTTTTTGGCGGATTAGTTTACCTTTAGCGCTCCCAGGAATTTTAGCAGCGACGACTTTGGCGTTTGCTCGTGCTTTGGGTGAATTCGGAGCGACATTGATGCTTGCGGGTAATATTCCTGGACAAACTCAGACAATTCCCATGGCGATTTATTTTGCTGTGGAAGCGGGTGCGATGGATGAGGCGTGGTTTTGGGCGATCGCTATTATGGTAATCTCTTTATCAGGAATTATCATCGTCAATTTTTGGCAAGAAATTAGGGATAATCGTCCCAGAGAAAGCAAAGAAACAGAAAAAAAGCAAACGCCAGCCAGCAAAATATCTCTTTTGCAGACACCACCTGCAAAAACTGGGCTGTTCGTGGATATTGAAAAACAGTTAGCAAATTTTCATTTACAAGTTTCTTTTACCACAGATGCACAACCTTTAGGATTATTGGGGGGTTCGGGTGCGGGTAAAAGTATGATTTTGCGTTCTTTAGCTGGGATAGAAACACCTACTACGGGGCGCATCATTTTGAATGATAGAGTATTATTCGACTCAGCGCAAGGAATTAATCTCCCCAGCCGCGATCGCCGGATTGGTTTTTTAGTTCAGAATTACGCTCTCTTCCCCCACATGACGGTAGCGGAAAACATCGCCTTTGGTTTACCCAAAGGACTTTCTGTTGGGAGCATCCGCGTCCAGGTAGAACAGCAACTATTAGCGATGCAATTACAAGGATTAGGCTCACGCTACCCACATCAACTTTCTGGAGGACAGCAGCAGCGAGTAGCTTTAGCAAGAGCATTAGCCAGTCAACCAGAAGCATTGCTTTTAGATGAACCATTTTCTGCACTCGATACCCATCTGCGGAGTCAACTAGAACAACAAATGACCGCAACCCTCACTGATTACTCAGGTGCGACTTTATTTGTCACCCACAACATGGAAGAAGCTTACCGAATTTGTCCTCAGCTTCTGATATTGGAACATGGTAAAGCAGTTCAGTATGACTCGAAGCAGAAAATTTTTCAGTTTCCCACAACAGTTAGCGTTGCTCAACTAACCGGGTGTAAGAACTTTTCTCGTGCTGTATCCTTGTCATCTGCAGAAATAGAAGCGAGTGACTGGGGTTGTCAACTGCGAGTTGCCGAACCCATCAAAGAGAAATTATCTCATGTCGGCATACGCGCCCATCAAATTGCTTTTACCAAAAACCCGAATCAGGATAATACTTTTGAGTGTTGGTTAGCGCAGACCAGCGAAACACCACACCGGATGACATTATTTATTAAATTACGCTCTCCTGCTGATCATCCTCAAGATTATCATTTGCAAGCGGAAGTTTTTAAGGAAAAATGGGCGAATATAAAAGATCAGCCTTTTCCTTGGTATGTCAGGTTAGATCCTCTACGGTTGATGTTGATGGAGTGA
- the psaB gene encoding photosystem I core protein PsaB encodes MATKFPKFSQDLAQDPSTRRIWYAIATGNDFESHDGITEENLYQKIFATHFGHLAIIFLWASSLLFHVAWQGNFEQWIQDPLHIRPIAHAIWDPHFGKPAIEAFTQAGASNPVNITYSGIYHWWYTIGMRTNSELYTGSVFLLLLASIFLFAGWLHLQPKFRPSLSWFKSAEPRLNHHLAGLFGVSSLAWTGHLVHVAIPESRGIHVGWDNFLTTLPHPAGLTPFFTGNWGVYAQNPDTAGHVYGTATGAGTAILTFLGGFHPQTESLWLTDIAHHHLAIAVLFIVAGHMYRTNFGIGHSIKEMLNSKAGLVPSTKSEGQFNLPHQGLYDTINNSLHFQLSLALAALGTVTSLVAQHMYSLPPYAFIAKDYTTQAALYTHHQYIAVFLLVGAFAHAAIFWVRDYDPEQNKGNVLDRVLQHKEAIISHLSWVSLFLGFHTLGLYVHNDVVVAFGTPEKQILIEPVFAQFIQASHGKVLYGLDTLLSNPDSVAYTAYPNYGNVWLSGWLDAINSGTNSLFLTIGPGDFLVHHAIALGLHTTTLVLVKGALDARGSKLMPDKKDFGYAFPCDGPGRGGTCDISAWDAFYLALFWALNTVGWLTFYWHWKHLGIWQGNVAQFNENSTYLMGWFRDYLWANSAQLINGYNPYGVNNLSVWAWMFLFGHLVWATGFMFLISWRGYWQELIETLVWAHERTPLANLVRWKDKPVALSIVQARLVGLTHFAVGYVFTYAAFLIASTAGKFG; translated from the coding sequence ATGGCAACGAAATTTCCCAAATTTAGCCAGGATCTCGCACAGGATCCGAGTACGCGTCGGATATGGTATGCGATCGCTACAGGTAACGACTTTGAAAGCCACGATGGCATTACGGAAGAAAATCTTTACCAAAAGATTTTCGCCACACACTTCGGTCATTTGGCAATCATCTTCCTGTGGGCGTCCAGCCTCCTGTTCCACGTAGCCTGGCAAGGTAACTTTGAACAGTGGATTCAAGATCCCCTGCATATCCGCCCCATCGCTCATGCGATTTGGGACCCCCACTTCGGTAAACCAGCAATTGAAGCCTTTACCCAAGCTGGCGCTAGCAATCCCGTAAACATCACCTACTCTGGTATTTACCACTGGTGGTACACAATCGGGATGCGGACAAATAGTGAACTGTACACCGGTTCAGTCTTCTTGCTGTTGTTGGCATCAATATTCCTGTTCGCAGGTTGGTTGCATTTGCAACCCAAGTTCCGTCCCAGCCTCTCCTGGTTTAAGAGTGCTGAACCCCGCCTGAACCACCACTTAGCTGGTTTGTTTGGCGTTAGCTCTCTAGCTTGGACTGGTCACTTGGTACACGTAGCTATCCCCGAATCTCGTGGTATCCACGTAGGTTGGGATAACTTCTTGACAACCTTACCCCACCCAGCAGGCTTGACACCCTTCTTTACAGGTAACTGGGGTGTTTACGCTCAGAACCCTGACACTGCTGGTCACGTGTACGGTACTGCTACTGGTGCAGGTACAGCGATTCTGACTTTCTTGGGTGGTTTTCATCCCCAGACAGAATCCTTGTGGTTGACCGACATCGCTCATCACCACTTGGCCATCGCCGTCCTATTCATCGTCGCCGGTCACATGTATCGGACTAACTTCGGCATTGGACACAGCATCAAAGAAATGCTCAACTCCAAAGCCGGTTTAGTACCCAGCACCAAGAGTGAAGGTCAGTTCAACCTGCCTCACCAAGGTTTGTACGACACCATCAACAACTCCCTGCACTTCCAGCTATCTCTAGCATTGGCAGCCCTGGGAACCGTCACTTCCTTGGTGGCGCAGCACATGTACTCCCTGCCTCCCTACGCATTTATTGCTAAGGACTACACAACACAGGCAGCGCTTTACACCCACCACCAATACATCGCAGTATTCCTGTTGGTTGGTGCTTTCGCCCACGCGGCAATCTTCTGGGTTCGTGACTACGACCCCGAACAAAACAAAGGCAACGTACTCGATCGTGTATTGCAGCACAAAGAAGCGATTATCTCCCACCTCAGCTGGGTATCTCTCTTCCTTGGCTTCCACACCCTCGGTTTGTACGTCCACAACGATGTAGTAGTTGCTTTCGGTACTCCTGAAAAGCAAATCTTGATTGAGCCAGTATTCGCTCAATTCATCCAAGCTTCCCACGGTAAGGTACTCTACGGCTTAGACACCTTGTTGTCCAACCCCGATAGCGTCGCTTACACAGCCTACCCCAACTACGGCAACGTTTGGTTGAGTGGCTGGTTAGATGCCATTAACTCTGGTACTAACTCCCTGTTCTTAACAATCGGCCCTGGCGACTTCTTGGTACACCATGCGATCGCTCTCGGCCTCCACACCACCACCTTAGTACTTGTTAAAGGTGCTTTGGATGCTCGTGGTTCTAAGCTGATGCCCGATAAAAAGGACTTCGGCTATGCCTTCCCCTGTGACGGACCCGGCCGTGGCGGTACTTGCGACATCTCCGCTTGGGACGCCTTCTACCTAGCTCTGTTCTGGGCATTGAACACAGTCGGTTGGTTAACCTTCTACTGGCACTGGAAACACCTAGGTATTTGGCAAGGTAACGTTGCTCAGTTCAACGAAAACTCCACATACTTAATGGGCTGGTTCCGTGATTACCTCTGGGCTAACTCCGCTCAGTTGATCAACGGTTACAACCCATACGGTGTGAATAACCTGTCTGTTTGGGCTTGGATGTTCCTCTTTGGACACCTTGTTTGGGCAACTGGCTTCATGTTCCTCATCTCCTGGAGAGGTTACTGGCAAGAATTGATTGAAACATTGGTTTGGGCACACGAGCGTACACCTCTAGCTAACTTAGTTCGCTGGAAAGACAAGCCCGTTGCACTCTCCATCGTTCAAGCTCGTTTGGTTGGTCTAACTCACTTCGCAGTTGGTTATGTCTTCACCTACGCAGCATTCTTAATTGCCTCCACTGCTGGTAAGTTCGGTTGA
- the psaA gene encoding photosystem I core protein PsaA has translation MTISPPEREEKKARVIVDKDPVPTSFEKWAQPGHFDRTLARGPKTTTWIWNLHALAHDFDTHTSDLEEISRKIFAAHFGHLAVVAIWLSGALFHGAKFSNYEAWLSDPLNVKPSAQVVWPIFGQDILNADVGGGFHGIQITSGLFQVWRGWGITNSFQLYVTAIGGLVLAALLLFAGWFHYHKQAPKLEWFQNVESMLNHHLQVLLGCGSLGWAGHLIHVSAPTNKLLDAGVAVKDIPLPHEFILNKDLLIDLFPGFASGLTPFFTLNWGAYADFLTFKGGLNPVTGGLWLTDISHHHLAIAVIFIIAGHQYRTNWGIGHSIKEILENHKGPFTGEGHKGLYENLTTSWHAQLATNLAFLGSLTIIIAHHMYAMPPYPYLATDYATQLTLFTHHIWIGGFLIVGGAAHAAIFMVRDYDPVVNQNNLLDRVIRHRDAIISHLNWVSIFLGFHSFGLYIHNDTMRALGRPQDLFSDTGIQLQPVFAQWIQNIHALAPGTTAPNALEPVSYVFGGGVLAVGGKVAAAAIPLGTADFMIHHIHAFTIHVTVLILLKGVLFARSSRLIPDKANLGFRFPCDGPGRGGTCQVSGWDHVFLGLFWMYNSLSIVIFHFSWKMQSDVWGTVDSDGVVSHITGDNFAQSAITINGWLRDFLWAQASQVINSYGSALSAYGLIFLGAHFVWAFSLMFLFSGRGYWQELIESIVWAHNKLKVAPAIQPRALSITQGRAVGVAHYLLGGIATTWAFFHAHILSVG, from the coding sequence ATGACGATTAGTCCTCCGGAGCGAGAGGAAAAGAAAGCAAGAGTGATTGTTGATAAAGATCCTGTACCTACCTCATTTGAAAAATGGGCACAACCAGGACACTTCGACAGAACTCTAGCTAGAGGTCCCAAAACCACCACATGGATTTGGAACCTTCACGCCCTCGCCCACGATTTTGATACACACACAAGCGATTTAGAAGAGATATCCCGCAAGATATTCGCCGCACACTTTGGTCATTTGGCCGTAGTGGCTATCTGGTTGAGCGGGGCGCTATTCCACGGCGCGAAGTTTTCCAACTATGAGGCTTGGTTAAGCGATCCTTTGAACGTGAAACCAAGTGCTCAAGTTGTTTGGCCGATTTTTGGTCAAGACATTTTGAATGCCGATGTTGGCGGTGGCTTCCACGGTATCCAAATCACCTCTGGCTTGTTCCAAGTATGGCGTGGCTGGGGGATCACAAACTCCTTCCAACTGTACGTCACAGCCATCGGTGGCTTGGTACTAGCAGCCTTGCTCTTGTTTGCAGGCTGGTTCCACTACCACAAGCAAGCTCCCAAACTGGAATGGTTCCAGAATGTGGAGTCAATGCTGAACCACCACTTACAAGTGTTGTTGGGTTGTGGTTCCTTGGGATGGGCTGGTCACTTAATCCACGTGTCCGCACCAACCAACAAGCTTTTGGATGCAGGTGTTGCTGTTAAAGACATCCCCTTGCCCCATGAGTTCATCCTGAACAAAGACTTGTTGATTGACCTATTTCCTGGGTTTGCCAGCGGTTTAACACCTTTCTTCACTTTGAATTGGGGTGCTTATGCCGACTTCCTCACCTTCAAAGGCGGTCTCAACCCAGTAACAGGCGGCTTGTGGCTGACAGATATTTCTCATCACCACTTGGCGATCGCTGTGATCTTCATCATCGCCGGACACCAATACCGCACCAACTGGGGTATCGGTCACAGCATTAAAGAAATCCTAGAAAACCATAAAGGCCCCTTCACAGGTGAAGGACACAAAGGTCTTTATGAAAACCTCACCACATCTTGGCACGCTCAACTGGCAACTAACCTTGCCTTCTTGGGTTCCCTGACCATCATCATCGCGCACCACATGTACGCGATGCCTCCCTACCCATATTTGGCAACAGACTACGCTACACAACTGACGCTCTTTACCCACCATATTTGGATCGGTGGCTTCCTGATCGTCGGCGGTGCTGCTCACGCTGCCATCTTTATGGTGCGGGACTACGATCCTGTGGTTAACCAAAACAACCTCTTGGATCGGGTGATTCGTCACCGGGATGCGATCATCTCTCACCTCAACTGGGTGTCTATTTTCCTCGGCTTCCACAGCTTTGGACTATACATCCACAACGACACCATGCGTGCCTTGGGTCGTCCCCAAGACCTGTTCTCTGATACAGGGATTCAGTTGCAACCAGTGTTCGCGCAGTGGATCCAAAATATCCATGCCCTAGCACCGGGAACAACAGCACCCAATGCTCTAGAACCAGTCAGCTACGTATTTGGCGGCGGTGTCTTGGCTGTTGGCGGAAAAGTGGCAGCAGCAGCTATTCCTTTGGGTACGGCTGACTTCATGATTCACCACATCCACGCCTTCACCATTCACGTCACCGTACTCATCCTGCTTAAAGGTGTGCTGTTTGCCCGCAGCTCTCGTCTGATTCCAGACAAAGCTAACTTGGGCTTCCGCTTCCCTTGCGACGGGCCAGGTCGTGGCGGTACATGTCAAGTGTCTGGTTGGGACCACGTGTTCCTCGGACTATTCTGGATGTATAACTCCCTATCTATTGTGATTTTCCACTTCAGCTGGAAAATGCAATCAGATGTCTGGGGAACTGTAGACTCAGATGGTGTGGTGTCTCACATCACTGGTGATAACTTTGCCCAAAGTGCTATCACCATCAACGGCTGGTTGCGTGACTTCTTGTGGGCGCAAGCTTCACAAGTAATCAACTCCTACGGAAGTGCGCTGTCTGCTTACGGTCTAATCTTCTTAGGCGCTCACTTTGTTTGGGCATTCAGCTTAATGTTCCTGTTCAGTGGTCGCGGCTACTGGCAAGAACTCATTGAGTCCATTGTCTGGGCACATAATAAACTGAAAGTAGCACCAGCAATTCAGCCTCGCGCTCTGAGCATTACTCAGGGTCGGGCAGTAGGTGTGGCTCACTACCTCCTAGGAGGAATCGCCACCACCTGGGCTTTCTTCCATGCACACATCCTTTCAGTAGGGTAG